From Salvelinus namaycush isolate Seneca chromosome 2, SaNama_1.0, whole genome shotgun sequence, one genomic window encodes:
- the LOC120020747 gene encoding dysbindin-like: MSSSGANLHNKRLPSETEHTQRVPELDSAQQLKLRERQRFFEEVFQHDVDVYLSSAHLHIHDYKRPPIGSVSSMEVNVDMLEQMDLMDISDQEALDVFLSSGGDGGVLTSPLPGKVVHGNNNEVISQGRSPHNTGGCVGKSRMSSTSSTSSTNSQNTNEDGRETPVVQSDDEDVNVGTLLLMGSTPGKDEEKDRPTFSS, from the exons CAGAGACAGAGCATACTCAGAGAGTCCCAGAATTGGACTCAGCCCAGCAGCTgaaactgagagagagacagcgcttCTTTGAAGAGGTATTTCAGCACGATGTGGACGTCTACCTGTCCTCTGCCCACCTGCATATTCATGACTATAAGAGAC CTCCCATTGGCAGCGTCTCGTCCATGGAGGTGAATGTGGACATGCTGGAGCAGATGGACCTTATGGACATCTCTGACCAGGAGGCCCTGGATGTCTTCCTCAGCTCTGGGGGGGATGGGGGGGTGCTGACCTCCCCTCTGCCAGGTAAAG TAGTTCATGGCAACAACAATGAGGTCATCAGCCAGGGACGCTCTCCCCACAACACAGGCGGTTGTGTGGGGAAGTCCCGCatgtcctccacctcctccacttcctccacCAACAGCCAGAACACCAATGAGGATGGAAGGGAAACCCCTGTAGTCCAATCAGATGATGAGGATGTGAATGTCGGCACACTCTTGCTGATGGGATCAACCCCAGGAAAAGATGAGGAGAAGGATCGGCCCACCTTCTCTTCATAG